ATGCAATCGAGAATAATCAGCTGGCTTTCCAGTCCACATCTCCATCGGTGTCTTCAACTCAATTGCAGTAGACGGAGATCGATTTATTACATAACAGGCGGTATTgactgcttctgcccagaatgacttttctagacctgcagccttcaacattgctcttgttctttccaatagagttctgttcatccgctctgccactccattttgttgtggagtgtatgccgttgtgaactgccttttgataccttcatgttgacagaagttatcaaattcatcactggtatattctcctccattgtcagtcctcaaacacttgatcttcttttcagattcaagttctacctgtgctttgaaggttttaaaaactacgaacacatctgccttccttctaatcggatacacccaacatctcctggagaagtcatctatgaatgatacaaagtatcttgctcctcccaaggatacaaccggtgcttgccaaacatcagagtgaatcaggtctaagatgcatttgctcttagttgttgacgtgccaaacttcaacctatgttgtttgcttgtaacacagtgctcacaaaagggtaaagtaacctttgtaagcccagggagtaacttctgataagagagaacctttaaacctttctctgacatgtggcctagtttttgatgccacatcatcgtcttctcttcTGCAGGACTAGCTGATGCGATTGATGCTTCTGCCCCATGATGCGTTTCTCCCATTAATACAAACATGTTAGCAACtgtctttcttgcctttaaaaccaccagcgcgcctttgacaattttcatgattccattgtctgttcggatcttacagccaagactatcaaattgtcctacggacaaaagattcttctttaagtctttcacatgtcgcactcctgaaatagtacgaattaagccatcatacatcttcaatttgatgGTGCCAATGCCAGAAATCTCTACAGCATGATTATCACCCATGAACACTGTACCTCCAGAGATAGGTTCATATGTATGGAACCAATCTCGTCTAGGGGTCATATGCCATGTTGCTCCTGAATCCATAATCCAGACCTCAGTGAGCTCTTCTCTATCTGTAGAGCTTGTTGCTGCTTcactatataaaatctctccatcttctgaggtgcttgcaacacatccttgaggtcttgatgactctgcagtattctctataccctttttaaaccaacaatcctttttgaagtgcccttttctgccacagttgtagcatttcaccatcttcttacttcttgatttggacCTCCCCTGCCTTTGACTCCCACTGGAGCCACGCTCCGTTGATCTTCCTCTTGACACCAATAATGCCTCTGCTTGGTTTGAACTGTTtctgtctcctttgttttttcgcctattttcttcttccaagatagcggctgcaacatcatcgaagactaaatagtctgagaggatattattggtcaagttgataatgagctgatcatacgaatcaggaagactttgaagtagaagctctgcacgtTCATTTTCCTCTATTTGCTGACCCAATGTAGTGAGTTGTGAAAATAGAGTTCTGATTGTGTTGATGTGGTCAGTCACCGACGTGGTTTCTGCCATTCGAAGGGTATAAAGTCTccgctttaagaaaatcttagtgtGCAAAGACTTAGACTCGTATAGCTTTGTTAGAGtctcccatatctccttagctgttttcttctccgccacacttgataatacttcatcagctaatgctaaatgtatgttagcaatagcattgccatccatctcattccattttgcattatcagtgatctccgcgggccgatccccaattgctgccaagcaattgtctttcctcaagattgccttgattctcattttccacagtgagaaattactccccttgaacctctcaatctcgtactttgctgccattgtattcaccgagatctattcagctatcaccgtttcacagatctgtaacgtatataaaaatagtatcgtgtgaataatacttcactaagtaagttcccaggaaagattggaggggtcacaaacggtcccgcttaaaacccaatctccttagaCAGAACTTCCTAGACTGTATTTAATCACCGCACTGACTTTCTATATACGCCAACAGTAACGTAAGTGAACAGTACCGTATGGATGAATAGTGCCGTATAGGTGAATAGTGCCGTAGACGTGAATAGTAACCGTATACACGACtaacttttgtgtgttaacaacaccaaccaagaaggctctgataccactgttaggatactggcatgcaaacccgacaagacaaaaggctaaaatgagaaatgagacacacaagaatttacgtggttcacccaattaggctacgtccacgggcaagtacagaaggattttactaagtaatgtgggaattacaacctctctcaaataataggagaacaactaagaatctctctattactaggagaaaacacctcacttactctctcacaaatacctcacaaatttgtgggattattttccctcttcactctcctcttcctctcttgtttctctcttatggtgtgtttacaatgcttggatgcattgcctatttataggcaaacatCCATGCAAATACAAGGGGTAGGCAAGTGGCACAAGTTTGCCACAAGTTTGGTGCCTACAATTTGTGACTAAGGAAGGATGGCttcaccaccattgttgactcccaccattgttgacttAGGTGGTTGGTTTCACATTGGTTGGTTTCACAGTTCCTACTGCTCATCTTACAGAACCTTCATCAACACCTGGAACAGCACAAAGAAACTGGACATATTCTTCAAAATGAGAATTGAATATGATCTCCTGGGTCGAGAGCTGGATTTATGGATCCATCACCAAAATCGAACGGAGTAGCAGGAGCTAGTTGGTTACCTAGTTGTGCTAAAATGGGAGACCCAGAATGGTCAAATGTTAGCTGTTGTCATCATTGCTGGTGTGATAGCTGCAGGACTCCACCTAGGGTGTTTTTGCTTGATTAAAGCCGCCACAGCAGCTATGTGAGGAGCAGCCATGCCAGTACCGGATACAAGTGCAGAGTTTTGCCCTGCAAGAATGGTAGCATGAATGCATTAAAAAGTAAAACCAAGAAGAATGATAGCAAAGATTTAGCTACTTTCTTCCCAGAGATATACCAAcatcatcaccaccatcatcTCGCTATTGAAGTAGATGATGCACTTGAAAGTACTTTACAGTGTCTATTTGCAAACTTAAGGGACTTAAAATTGCATTGCTTCCGCAAATAATGTCGGGTGAGATGAAGATACCAAGTCTTGCATTCTAATCTCGAGACCAGTCATCCGATAATTTAGAGGGCATAAGTAGTGATGCTGTTTACCCATCAAACAACATTAAAACAGTGTCCGTACCCTTGACAGAAGGATCTCCTTCGCTGTCGGGGGTCCAAGCAACCCAGATCGAGGATCCTGAAGCCATGACATTTGGTTTGAGGACATCAGCAGTTTGCAAAAGTGCACTGTTCACCTGGGACCTCTAGATGAATAAGATGCAATAATTGGTGCCTGCCTAGCAAAGAATGCTTTCCTTCCGTCCAACATTCTTGCCCTTGCAGCAAAACCCACAGCTTGTCCACTGCTGCTCCTGATAGTATTTGAGCTATAATACTCCCACAAAGCCTGTAGACGTATGGATAAATGCCATTTCATCAGGCGTCCATAAATCTAGGAAATTTAATAAGCATTATAGGAATAAATGAGATCAATGTGAAGTACTATCATTATCCTGTGGGAATACTACGCATTTGGTGTGGGAAAAAAAGAGGATAAATGCAGAGCTACGCATTCAAAATGGTTACATGTAAAGTAATTACATCTTATTGAATGATAGTTTGCCATACTCTGGAAGATTGCATGTTGCTCAGGATAATGGCAGGGACTTGCACAGTGATTGTGCATGGTTCCCTTGACTTGCTCAGAACCACTGTCGGGATCCATTGTGGTTATAAAACCTGCAGCCCCCATCTTCTGTAATATTCGAAGTCAAGGTTATAGGTGCAGATAATCAGCATGTTTCGAACCGATGCTGTTCTGGATGCATGTTGACAGCTCTCAACTTCAAGAACACTGGTGGTGTTCTTATGAGAGAATATCAGCTGCTGCAGCTATTCTGTAAGACATAATCAACTCCTGCTCTTGGagctgcaatttttttttttataatccaaTAATTACTCCAATTTGAGCGGTGTATAGCATTGATTTCAAGAATGGATGAACACAACGCGGAAGTGAAAACAAAGCCACACCATCTTATTTGTTCGCACATGCATGATCAATAAACAGGGGCAGTGAAAGTTGGAATATTACGTACGGGCAAGGCCAGTGCGAGAGAAGCTTCGTCTTCCCAAGACTGATCGTGTAGTCGTACTTGCGATCGATGATGGACGAAGCTGCACTTGTAACCCAAGGACTAAAAGAAAGGGCCGCCATTTCCAGCAGCTTGAACAGCAAAAACTCCGTCAATTCCCAAGACTGATTGTAGCAAATAAAAGCTCCGTTTCAAGAACATTGAGGAAGGCAGAAGGACCAGATGGGACGCTAGATGCCCGATGGAGAAgtgtaataaaaagaaaatttttaaaaatttacgaaatctaatttttattcaacatatattaaataataaaataaaaaattaattaaaaaaacttaaatcggctattattttaaatttataatttaaattatgaaaccaagataactttgtaaaaaaaaaaaaaaatttataaaacttcatTATATCTAATattgaatgttaaaattaaaaaaaaataaatttatagaaaaagaataacttcactaaaaaaattacaatgcttaatcctaaaaaaaacttaatattagagatcaaactaaaaaaaaaattgagttgttgagggtgaaattttaaaaaaatatatttaattaaaaaggaattcaaaaaataaacaaagttaaTCTGGATCAGCTTGCCAATCAACAACTTTGattttgagattatgataactttataaaaagtaaattaaaaaaaattacgaaattcaattaaaaatgaataaaaaaacaaataaaatcaacttgaattaaCATGTAAAACCCATGACCTGGGTCACAATCAcagaaagtaaattgaaaaaaaattaaaaagctcaatttctatccaacttaattttaaaaggataaaaaaaatcaattagaaaacattgtaaaaaaaaaaaaccataagtcAACCGAGATCAACTTATCAAACCGAAGACTTAAATTATGAGATCAAAttaaattcattgaaaaaaattaataaagcttttttcctaataaatttaatgttaaagattaaaatcgggaaaaaaaattcatgacaaagtatacaatttaattaaaaaaataaaaaaaaataaagaagaataatttttttcttccttaaagaataagataaaaagaaacaatgtgaatataatgattttgttatttttattaaataaataaatagttaataaTAGAAGATTCTACGAGTGGCAAAATAATCAGCAACAGCCCACTAAAACACTTGAGAGTTCAGACATCAGATCCACTCTCTCTGTCCCTCCTAGTCAGCAGTCACCAATATTTTTCCACAGCGGATTCCACTCCCTGTCACTGGGCAGTGGTCCTTCGACACGACTCCTGTCAGTCCACTACTCGCTTCAGGCTCAGACTGAACCTCCTGCTACACAGATTCTCCTAGTTGGGTTTTTTTCCACACTCGCTCATTTAACAGGCCGGAACAAAAATATGCTAACTTCATCGCTACCGTCTCTCCTCCTTCTACTCTCTCTATCATCAAGTACAGTACaactgtttattattattattattattattattattattgatttatttaactCATCATGATTTGAGATTGTTTTCAGATTTTTTGAATGAAGCTTTGAGTGATGATGGCGGGGGATTATTCTGTTCTGCTCCTTCAGTATTTGAAACCGAAAcggcctcctcctcctcctccaaacCTCTATATTGGAAAGTCACTAATCCAACGCTCTCTCCCTCTCACCTTCAAGGTCGGGCAGTCAGTttattctctcctctctcaatcttcattttttaattctatcctATTTAAATAGAAATGTATGTATTTCGTTCAAttgcaaataaacaaaaatatgagCGAAATaagtcataaattaattttatttgtaattaaagaagaaatcaGAAGTATAGTTTGCTGAAGTTTTTGGTTATGGTTATCCAGACTTGCCAGGTTTCACACGTAGTGTTTATAAAGGAGACCATGCTTTGATAACACCAGAAAGTCATGTATTCAGTCCTTTACCAGGATGGTACTACTTTCATCTTTGCcttttttttggattgattgatttatatgaaGAAATGATGTCTTACCGCATGTTGGGTGGTGGTTTAGTGAGtcattcaaatttatatatgaCAGGACAAATACATTGGGGGCATATCTAATTACTCCAGCTATGGGTTCCCACTTTGTGATGTACTTAGCAAAGATGCAAGGTGTGCTCCGCTCCCTCCTTTCTCACTGATTATTATTACATTTTACCGGATTGTGTTCAAGTTCTATCTTTATGCACATAGTTTCTTGAATGTCGTTGCCCAACCTTGGTATTGGCTTCAGCTGCATACCTTCCTTCTGTTGAAATTGGCTATCATCTTTAGATTTTTGCAGAACTCTGTTctcataaaaacataaaaatcagaAACTCTAACCCTGTAGGATTTGTGTAATTGCATTTATTTGATTTGGCTGAAtagtttttcttcctcttgAAAGTGCACGCCACCCTACATGTGTATAGTTGAGGCACTTCTTGTTCTTACTATTTAGAAGCCTTGAAATCTGTGGACTCTCTTCACCGTGTGATGTGAACCCACTTCCCTCTTACGTATAGTACACGTATGAATCATTCATCTTCTATGTGactttcaagtgaaaaatatgaTGCAGCTTATTATGCTTTTCCACTAATTTGGCTTGCTTGCTTGCTGACATAAGCTCTAACATGTGCAGAAAATTCAAAGTCTGGACTCCCTCCAAATGATGTAGAGAGGTGatgatagtttatttttttttatgaattctaTTATCAATGGAGTTGATCTGATTACAATCCTGGCTAACCCATACTTCCTAAATCATTAGGTTCTTGTTCGTGGTTCAGGGTTCTGCAGCTCTGACTAATGCATCTGGTGCCCACCACCAACTGATGGCAAGTGTGATTTATGAATTTAGGGCGTATGGACATTAGGAAAGCGTGTGGAATTTTGGTAGAGTTGACAAAAAGCaagtttgaaattgaaaggcagATTTAGACAATTGATTTCCTTTTCTAAAACCGTGGTTTTAAAATCCCTGGCACTCAGaaccaattatttaaaaactcaatcccacacacacacactcgtGTATCTatttgctttaaaagctcaGCCATGATTTAGATTTTCAGTAGTGTTGATGAAAGGCAGGTTTAAAATCAAAAGGCAAATTTTAGACATTTGGTTTCCTTTTTGAATCATGCTTTTGTAACCCAAGATACTTGGTACCATGTTTTTGAAAGCTCAACCACTCACACATATACAGATTAGAGAAAGGGAATCTGTATCTGATTTGTTTATGCTGGCTTCAAAATTTTGATGTTATACCTTTTGTTTTATAGGTGGATTCATATGCTTATCTAGCCCCAAATTCCAAACATTCTCTGGAGTGTGATGCATCAGCTACTCTAGTTGTCTTTGAACGCAGGTTCGTTTCTCCTCAAAGTGTGATCGACTGTGATGTGTCAGCTAGTCTAGTTGTCTCTGAACGCAGGTTCTTGTCTCCTCGAAGTGTGATCTACTGAATGCACAGCTGTCTCACCTTCgctattgatttatttaaattttattctgcTTTAAGCATCTTTATGGTGGCATCTAAGTTCATAATATCCAGACATTGCTAAGACTGGGAAAGTTGGTGCAGGGCTTATTATTTAGATATCTGTTTGATCAGGCTTGTCAAAAAGATGTCTTTCATTAAGTTTAGTATTTTCTTGCTAGTGCAGTCTAGTTACTATATTGTCCTTAATAATTATGTTTACCAAAAGGGTTTCTTGTCCTGTTAGGTATTCTCCTCTTGAAAATCATTTTACTAAGCAAATTGTTGGTTCAACAGACCAGCAGCCACTTCTTGAAACTCCAGGCGAGGtacctttcaattttttttcttattgttgtAAGGTACTTGGATTTTATGACACACAAATATGTGTTTTTCTTTAGCAAACAATAAATATAGATATACTTATTACTCGTCCTGAGCATATTGTgctgttattattttattaaattttggttAGTCGTGTGCACAAGCGACAATATTGCTCACTCTATACTTATTGACAGGTTTTTGAACTCAGAAAGCTTCTGCCTCCATCATTGCCATATGACTTCAATATCCATGTAAGCCTTAATTTGCTTCCTAGCCTTCGATCTTTATACTTTAGTaggttaaaattttgaaaaaatgccGAGGAACTTATCTTTCTGAGATGCACTTTTTCACAGATTAGTTTAGATTGCTTTCATAGGTAGGGTTTAGAATTGGACAAAATTTGCGTGCACTTATAAGCAATTTTTGGAAGTTATACACTCAGATATCTCTGCACACAGTAACTTTGATTAATGAACCTGTTTGGTTGAGTAGCCGTTTTGATCAGCACGTCTATATATCATTTGCATGCTTCCCAGCAATATTTGCACACATGAATCACAATTGATTGGAAGCAATGAGAATGTGGATTGATGATAGAATGAGCTATTTATATGCCTCACATTTCACCTTGTCAAAAGATTTGGATGCAAGAAGTCCTTACAGAATTAGTTTAATGCTTTAAACATCACACAAGTTGTCGGTTGCAAAGTTAAAAGGGCCAGTAGGGTAGGATCTTCAATATCTCAATGCTTCAAATATTATACTGTACAATATCTTGACAAGAAATTTAGGATTATGGTGCAGTACTGGAATGTTGTTCTGAAATTGTTAGAAACTCCCAATCCTATGGTTTTAATTCAAGAGTTCTGAATTCCATG
This region of Populus alba chromosome 3, ASM523922v2, whole genome shotgun sequence genomic DNA includes:
- the LOC118062948 gene encoding (S)-ureidoglycine aminohydrolase isoform X1, which gives rise to MLTSSLPSLLLLLSLSSNFLNEALSDDGGGLFCSAPSVFETETASSSSSKPLYWKVTNPTLSPSHLQDLPGFTRSVYKGDHALITPESHVFSPLPGWTNTLGAYLITPAMGSHFVMYLAKMQENSKSGLPPNDVERFLFVVQGSAALTNASGAHHQLMVDSYAYLAPNSKHSLECDASATLVVFERRYSPLENHFTKQIVGSTDQQPLLETPGEVFELRKLLPPSLPYDFNIHIMDFQPGEFLNVKEVHYNQHGLLLLEGQGIYRLGDSWYPVQSGDAIWMAPFVPQWYAALGKTRSRYLLYKDVNRNPL
- the LOC118062948 gene encoding (S)-ureidoglycine aminohydrolase isoform X2, producing MLTSSLPSLLLLLSLSSTLSDDGGGLFCSAPSVFETETASSSSSKPLYWKVTNPTLSPSHLQDLPGFTRSVYKGDHALITPESHVFSPLPGWTNTLGAYLITPAMGSHFVMYLAKMQENSKSGLPPNDVERFLFVVQGSAALTNASGAHHQLMVDSYAYLAPNSKHSLECDASATLVVFERRYSPLENHFTKQIVGSTDQQPLLETPGEVFELRKLLPPSLPYDFNIHIMDFQPGEFLNVKEVHYNQHGLLLLEGQGIYRLGDSWYPVQSGDAIWMAPFVPQWYAALGKTRSRYLLYKDVNRNPL